A stretch of Girardinichthys multiradiatus isolate DD_20200921_A chromosome 20, DD_fGirMul_XY1, whole genome shotgun sequence DNA encodes these proteins:
- the zgc:113184 gene encoding uncharacterized protein zgc:113184, with protein MEEAYTELYQQFLRLRSLCLKQAALLHQLTTALQKQQGVSAPEVDVTDLISIPVQCSYEIPACLYEKPQPLTSKGPDPAQPCGADHSSRNVGCASGILAEGMSKLSVDMPCQRKQDAKMEMLNPFMFNLESSKYHGASSCKTKPSEQNGPGDNRAQYTVKMPMTDGGLLNLSGVGMMSDVALHSHICEFCQAVFPGDSTTRGEFLRHLYTHVT; from the exons ATGGAGGAAGCGTACACTGAACTTTATCAGCAGTTTCTTCGCCTCAGGTCATTGTGCCTCAAACAGGCAGCTCTGCTTCATCAGCTCACAACAGCTCTGCAGAAACAGCAAG GTGTCTCTGCTCCTGAAGTAGATGTGACCGATCTGATTTCCATTCCTGTCCAGTGCTCCTATGAGATCCCTGCATGCCTGTACGAAAAGCCTCAACCACTAACATCTAAAGGACCAGACCCCGCACAGCCATGTGGGGCTGATCACTCTTCCAGAAATGTTGGCTGTGCTTCTGGTATCCTTGCTGAAGGCATGTCGAAGCTCAGCGTGGACATGCCTTGTCAGAGAAAGCAGGATGCGAAGATGGAGATGTTGAACCCATTCATGTTCAATCTGGAGTCCTCAAAATACCATGGAGCTTCTTCCTGCAAAACAAAGCCTTCAGAACAAAATGGTCCTGGTGACAACAGAGCTCAATACACAGTGAAG atgcCGATGACTGATGGAGGCCTCCTGAACCTGTCTGGAGTAGGTATGATGTCCGATGTGGCGCTGCACTCACACATTTGTGAGTTCTGCCAAGCCGTTTTTCCTGGAGACTCAACCACACGAGGAGAATTTCTACGACATCTTTACACCCATGTTACATAG